A window from Ardenticatena maritima encodes these proteins:
- a CDS encoding sirohydrochlorin chelatase, translating to MPTILLIAHGSRDPASIAEMQAFGREAARRLPYPVHMAFLELTDPPAAVALRSLVASGERHVIVMPLLVGPAGHQKNDIPALIHWARAQWPHVRIEYGTPFDTHALVVRVLQARIAEAVAALPDYVEEETAILLAGRGSTDPDSNSNVYKLARLLWEGHTWLSVEVAFFSLTTPRVPDAVARAARLGARRLVLAPHFLFTGLTLQWVREQAEAAAQEWGVEFIAAEHMGLHPLLFDLLNVRLEEVLHGRTAMNCDACKYRFPFAGMEAAVGQPQTSDEEHGLRGIA from the coding sequence ATGCCGACAATTTTGCTGATTGCTCACGGAAGCCGTGACCCGGCGAGTATTGCCGAGATGCAGGCGTTTGGGCGCGAGGCGGCGCGCCGTTTGCCGTATCCGGTGCACATGGCGTTCCTGGAATTGACCGACCCGCCGGCGGCTGTGGCGTTGCGCTCGCTCGTGGCGTCAGGTGAGCGCCATGTGATTGTGATGCCGCTGCTGGTGGGACCGGCTGGACACCAGAAGAATGATATTCCGGCGCTCATTCACTGGGCGCGGGCGCAGTGGCCGCATGTGCGCATTGAGTATGGCACGCCTTTCGATACGCATGCGCTGGTGGTGCGCGTGTTGCAGGCGCGGATTGCCGAGGCGGTTGCCGCTTTGCCGGACTATGTTGAGGAAGAAACCGCCATTCTGCTGGCGGGGCGGGGCAGCACTGACCCCGATTCCAATTCCAACGTCTACAAATTGGCGCGCTTGCTCTGGGAAGGGCATACCTGGCTGAGTGTGGAGGTTGCCTTTTTCAGCCTGACGACGCCCCGCGTGCCCGATGCGGTGGCGCGTGCGGCGCGGTTGGGCGCGCGGCGGCTGGTGCTGGCGCCCCATTTTCTCTTCACAGGGTTGACGCTGCAATGGGTGCGCGAACAGGCTGAGGCGGCGGCGCAGGAATGGGGGGTGGAATTCATCGCCGCGGAACATATGGGGCTGCACCCTTTGTTGTTCGACCTGCTGAATGTGCGCCTGGAAGAAGTGTTGCATGGGCGAACGGCGATGAATTGCGACGCGTGCAAGTATCGGTTCCCCTTTGCCGGTATGGAAGCCGCAGTTGGACAACCCCAAACGAGTGATGAAGAGCATGGATTGCGAGGGATTGCATGA
- a CDS encoding aminopeptidase, whose product MTTWRDVAEHAIRGLGVRPGELIQVREHTGRLDVILEMLLAIERAGATPLLELTPPTYIKRLLDEAPLSYLLNWDEHRIRWMEEVDRVLVLQGAGVDANDLDPDALDAWSSAVQRLTALEEERHLPYMLVAVPTEERAQRVGMSLRDLEAYILPALVVPVETLRERIQAVLNAVYQAQTLTIITDGHELYLHRGRRRWLTDDGYVDEEDRITGAITSNLPAGSVYTTVIETATTGTLRARYNRLPVLLTFKEGTITEVEGAGADTFLALLERHTGDCRRVGHVGVGLNPALDHPIQWTVIDEHVAGAVFISLGENRYMGGQNASSLNIDLPLERATLLADQTPIVREGRLVV is encoded by the coding sequence ATGACGACGTGGCGCGATGTAGCCGAACACGCTATCCGAGGCTTGGGTGTACGACCAGGCGAACTCATACAGGTGCGTGAACACACCGGACGCCTGGACGTGATTCTCGAAATGCTGCTTGCCATCGAACGGGCGGGCGCAACGCCTTTGCTCGAACTGACCCCGCCGACCTACATCAAGCGTTTGCTGGATGAAGCGCCGCTTTCGTACCTGCTCAATTGGGATGAGCACCGTATCCGCTGGATGGAAGAAGTAGACCGCGTGCTCGTCTTGCAAGGGGCTGGCGTGGATGCGAACGACCTCGACCCCGACGCGCTGGATGCGTGGAGTAGCGCTGTCCAGCGGCTGACAGCCCTGGAAGAAGAGCGCCACTTGCCCTACATGCTTGTGGCGGTGCCCACCGAAGAACGCGCCCAACGCGTGGGCATGTCGCTCCGCGACCTGGAAGCCTACATCCTGCCGGCGCTGGTGGTGCCGGTGGAAACATTGCGCGAGCGTATTCAAGCCGTCTTGAACGCCGTCTATCAGGCGCAAACACTCACCATCATCACCGATGGGCACGAACTCTACCTGCACCGTGGGCGTCGCCGCTGGCTCACCGACGACGGCTATGTGGATGAAGAAGACCGCATTACGGGGGCGATTACCAGCAACTTGCCCGCCGGCTCCGTTTACACCACCGTCATCGAAACAGCGACAACCGGCACGCTACGCGCACGCTACAACCGACTTCCCGTCCTGCTGACTTTCAAAGAGGGCACTATCACCGAGGTTGAGGGTGCAGGCGCTGATACGTTCCTCGCCTTGCTGGAACGCCACACCGGCGATTGCCGCCGCGTTGGGCATGTCGGCGTCGGGCTGAACCCCGCGCTCGACCACCCCATTCAGTGGACGGTCATTGATGAGCACGTGGCGGGGGCGGTGTTCATCTCGTTGGGCGAAAACCGCTACATGGGGGGACAGAACGCGAGTTCGCTCAACATTGATTTGCCCCTGGAACGGGCTACCCTGCTCGCCGACCAAACGCCCATCGTGCGCGAGGGACGCCTGGTTGTCTAA